From Halococcus hamelinensis 100A6, one genomic window encodes:
- a CDS encoding DUF2298 domain-containing protein, translating to MEYGPVALWLVVFLGLGVVALPLAARLFRGFPDRGATLSIPLSLTVVGVVAYWIGHLSLDAGLVAGLLVLIGLSALSLRGLDRTDFELDRFVGPVVVFTLAFLFVVALRAVDPAVHPSGGEKFLDFGLLKSLLRSQALPPEDFWFAGEPVQYYYGGHLLTALLMKVTVTPARYAYNLALAGFFGMVVTAAYGLAGAVAAARGRSAPVAGALAAFFVGFASNLETPGRAVLLVLPDGFARAIAARLEVELAGLAASPGAFSYWDASRVIPGAINEFPLFAWLNGDLHAHMMSTPFLLLAAACWFAYYRTPEAAFRRRRVLVFGAVPPIVGLLTVVNTWSFPASVGVGWLAMTFADSDPRTLFPRVGDRLPAGGSRIEREALRTGVALVVAAVVLVVGIAWSIPFWLDSASGRAVAFLPDRSPLGALLLVHGAFLALFVPYLLDRGRRLLDTATTQAVLVAIVGLVAVAWLADAAALAVLAPLLVVGWLVLVHRHDTGRAPSSTAVSDRRPTESDGGVRTGTDPLPAVGFETVLIVGGVGILLLVEFVYIQGNAGPGRLNTVFKTYAQVWVLFAVAAGAVGAWLVDAHRPDATAAREALTGRWRLAGRVLVGLVVVLASVYGAFALTDHFTSTEGVSQVDDPTIDALAFVSTTHPEEAGAIEWLDARSGQPTIVSVPSCYCNDEEALTDYHWVNAPSSLTGVPTVVGWDHEVGYRGEAAYFERVDDVRTIYEGSPTQRAQLLDAYDVRYIYVGPNERLAYGDVDFSGLDGVSVAKQWDAVTIYRVNQDRLST from the coding sequence ATGGAGTACGGTCCGGTGGCGCTCTGGCTCGTCGTCTTCCTCGGTCTCGGGGTCGTCGCCCTCCCGCTCGCCGCCCGCCTCTTCCGTGGGTTCCCCGACCGCGGGGCGACGCTCTCGATCCCGCTCTCGCTCACCGTCGTCGGCGTCGTGGCCTACTGGATCGGCCACCTCTCGCTCGACGCGGGGCTCGTCGCCGGCCTCCTCGTTCTCATCGGTCTCTCGGCGCTCTCGCTTCGCGGCCTCGACCGTACCGACTTCGAACTCGACCGGTTCGTCGGGCCGGTGGTCGTCTTCACGCTCGCGTTCCTGTTCGTGGTGGCCCTTCGAGCCGTCGACCCCGCGGTGCACCCGAGCGGCGGCGAGAAGTTCCTGGATTTCGGGTTGCTCAAGTCACTGCTTCGGAGCCAGGCACTTCCGCCCGAGGACTTCTGGTTCGCGGGCGAACCCGTCCAGTACTACTACGGCGGCCACCTGCTGACGGCGCTGCTGATGAAGGTCACGGTCACCCCCGCACGCTACGCCTACAACCTCGCGCTCGCGGGCTTCTTCGGGATGGTCGTGACGGCGGCCTACGGTCTCGCGGGGGCGGTCGCGGCGGCCCGCGGTCGGTCGGCCCCGGTCGCGGGCGCGCTCGCGGCCTTCTTCGTCGGCTTCGCGAGCAACCTCGAAACCCCCGGTCGCGCCGTGTTGCTCGTCCTGCCCGACGGATTCGCACGGGCCATCGCTGCTCGACTGGAGGTCGAACTCGCCGGGCTCGCGGCGTCGCCCGGCGCGTTCAGCTACTGGGACGCGAGCCGGGTGATACCGGGCGCGATCAACGAGTTCCCGCTGTTCGCGTGGCTCAACGGCGACCTCCACGCCCACATGATGAGCACGCCGTTCCTGTTGCTCGCCGCCGCGTGCTGGTTCGCCTACTACCGCACCCCCGAAGCCGCGTTCCGCCGACGGCGGGTCCTCGTCTTCGGTGCCGTGCCCCCGATAGTGGGCCTCCTCACGGTGGTCAACACCTGGAGCTTCCCCGCCTCGGTCGGGGTCGGTTGGCTCGCGATGACGTTCGCCGATAGCGACCCCCGAACCCTGTTCCCGCGGGTCGGCGACCGGCTTCCCGCGGGCGGGTCGCGGATCGAACGCGAGGCCCTTCGGACCGGTGTCGCGCTCGTCGTCGCGGCCGTCGTCCTCGTCGTCGGCATCGCGTGGTCGATCCCGTTCTGGCTCGACTCCGCCAGCGGCCGCGCGGTCGCGTTCCTCCCGGACCGCAGCCCGCTCGGCGCGCTCCTCCTCGTCCACGGCGCGTTCCTCGCGCTGTTCGTCCCCTACCTCCTCGACCGTGGGCGACGGCTGCTCGATACGGCCACCACGCAAGCCGTGCTCGTCGCCATCGTCGGGCTGGTCGCGGTGGCGTGGCTCGCCGACGCCGCCGCGCTCGCGGTTCTCGCCCCGCTCCTCGTCGTCGGCTGGTTGGTGCTCGTCCATCGACACGACACCGGCCGAGCCCCCTCGTCCACCGCCGTGAGCGACCGCCGGCCGACGGAGTCCGACGGCGGCGTCCGGACCGGCACCGACCCGCTCCCCGCGGTCGGCTTCGAGACGGTCCTGATCGTGGGCGGGGTGGGCATCCTCCTGCTCGTGGAGTTCGTCTACATCCAGGGCAACGCGGGGCCGGGCCGGCTCAACACCGTCTTCAAGACCTACGCCCAGGTCTGGGTGCTGTTCGCGGTCGCGGCGGGTGCGGTGGGCGCGTGGCTCGTCGACGCCCACCGCCCGGACGCGACGGCCGCCCGCGAGGCGCTGACGGGGCGCTGGCGGCTCGCCGGTCGCGTTCTGGTCGGCCTCGTCGTCGTCCTGGCGTCGGTCTACGGCGCGTTCGCGCTCACTGATCACTTCACGAGCACCGAGGGCGTCTCGCAGGTCGACGACCCGACGATCGACGCGCTGGCGTTCGTCTCTACCACCCACCCCGAGGAGGCCGGCGCGATCGAGTGGCTCGACGCCCGTTCGGGTCAGCCGACCATCGTCTCGGTGCCCTCCTGTTACTGCAACGACGAGGAGGCGCTCACGGACTACCACTGGGTCAACGCGCCGTCGAGCCTCACCGGCGTCCCCACGGTCGTCGGCTGGGACCACGAGGTCGGCTACCGCGGCGAGGCGGCCTACTTCGAACGGGTCGACGACGTCCGGACCATCTACGAGGGCTCGCCGACACAGCGGGCCCAACTCCTCGACGCGTACGACGTCCGCTACATCTACGTCGGCCCGAACGAACGCCTCGCCTACGGCGACGTGGACTTCAGCGGCCTCGACGGCGTCAGCGTCGCAAAGCAGTGGGACGCGGTGACCATCTACCGCGTGAACCAGGATCGGCTTTCGACGTAG
- a CDS encoding glycosyltransferase produces MQRSVGVVVPAYRPDVERLVEYVDAIADRLSPATIRIELDAPRSGVVAALADTPATVATAPYRRGKGRAITDGFEALDTDVLAFADDDGSTPADSFAAVVRPVEGDEADLAVGSRRHPDSPMGHHRTFGRRRLGDAFAWLARRLVDPSLYDYQCGAKAVSRAAWNELREHLYEPGFAWDVELVAIAGALDQRVVEVPVEWHDQPDSTVSPLGTSLALARGVLAARHRAGLIHESRLHGAIDARRTEQSTLVETHGPDRP; encoded by the coding sequence ATGCAGCGGTCCGTCGGGGTCGTCGTGCCGGCCTACCGGCCCGACGTCGAGCGACTCGTCGAGTACGTCGACGCGATAGCCGACCGGCTCTCGCCGGCGACGATCCGGATCGAACTCGACGCCCCGCGCTCGGGCGTCGTCGCGGCGCTCGCCGACACGCCCGCGACCGTCGCCACGGCTCCCTACCGCCGTGGGAAGGGGCGGGCGATCACCGACGGGTTCGAGGCGCTCGACACCGACGTGCTCGCGTTCGCCGACGACGACGGGAGCACGCCCGCGGACTCGTTCGCGGCGGTGGTTCGCCCGGTCGAGGGGGACGAGGCCGACCTCGCGGTCGGCTCGCGCCGCCATCCGGACTCGCCGATGGGCCACCACCGGACGTTCGGCCGGCGGCGGCTGGGCGACGCGTTCGCGTGGCTCGCCCGCCGCCTGGTCGATCCGAGCCTCTACGACTACCAGTGCGGCGCGAAGGCCGTCTCACGGGCGGCGTGGAACGAACTCCGCGAGCACCTCTACGAACCGGGTTTCGCCTGGGACGTCGAACTCGTCGCGATCGCGGGCGCGCTCGACCAGCGCGTCGTCGAGGTCCCGGTGGAGTGGCACGACCAGCCCGACTCGACGGTCTCGCCGCTCGGAACGTCGCTCGCGCTCGCCCGCGGCGTGCTCGCCGCGCGGCATCGCGCGGGCCTGATCCACGAGAGTCGACTCCACGGCGCGATCGACGCCCGCCGGACCGAGCAGTCGACGCTCGTCGAAACCCACGGGCCGGACCGGCCATGA
- a CDS encoding GtrA family protein yields the protein MSPSGPLTALRARLAGGGRFSQRALALLSAVRFGKYASVGAVGMVFDVTTSTALRELGVFPELAVFVGIEVSIVVMFLLNDVWTFSGEQTTGGLARLRRLVLSNIVRTGGIVVQLATFHVLYRVVALQFTLLGVDGWFVVSKLGGIGLGMVINYVAESLFTWRVHRGSDDD from the coding sequence GTGAGCCCGTCCGGGCCGCTGACCGCCCTCCGAGCACGGCTCGCCGGCGGCGGTCGGTTCTCCCAGCGCGCCCTCGCGTTGCTGTCGGCGGTGCGGTTCGGGAAGTACGCCTCCGTCGGAGCCGTGGGGATGGTCTTCGACGTCACGACCTCGACGGCCCTCCGCGAGCTCGGGGTGTTCCCCGAGCTCGCGGTCTTCGTCGGCATCGAGGTCTCCATCGTCGTGATGTTCCTGCTGAACGACGTCTGGACGTTCTCGGGCGAGCAGACGACCGGTGGCCTCGCACGCCTCCGACGGCTGGTGCTCTCGAACATCGTCCGCACCGGCGGGATCGTCGTCCAGCTCGCGACCTTCCACGTGCTCTATCGGGTCGTCGCGCTCCAGTTCACCCTGCTCGGGGTCGACGGCTGGTTCGTGGTCTCGAAGCTCGGCGGGATCGGGCTCGGGATGGTCATCAACTACGTCGCCGAGAGCCTGTTCACGTGGCGTGTTCACAGGGGGAGTGACGACGATTGA
- a CDS encoding type 1 glutamine amidotransferase domain-containing protein has translation MTTALFVVSEEGYWGEECIEPLTTLADAGVEVTVATPSGDPPVMDERSADPDEVGEETAAWVREVDETDERLNDPSPIASVDAADYDVVVFPGGHGTAWDVNQDRHARDLLANAVAGEDGTALVVCHAVGLLGFAHDDDGRYVVDGRDVTGFPNEWEEGIVDDQDRMPDGRKLPYWVEEEVKAAGGNWDAELDADTSVTVDGDLVTARGPGSSAAAAETLLDELDVDASA, from the coding sequence ATGACAACCGCACTGTTCGTCGTCAGCGAGGAGGGCTACTGGGGCGAGGAATGTATCGAGCCGCTCACCACGCTCGCCGACGCGGGCGTCGAGGTGACGGTGGCGACACCCAGCGGCGATCCACCGGTCATGGACGAGCGCTCGGCCGACCCGGACGAGGTCGGCGAGGAGACCGCGGCGTGGGTCCGGGAGGTCGACGAGACCGACGAGCGGCTCAACGACCCGAGTCCAATAGCCTCGGTCGACGCCGCCGACTACGACGTCGTAGTGTTCCCCGGCGGCCACGGCACGGCGTGGGACGTCAACCAGGACCGCCACGCCCGCGACCTGCTCGCGAACGCGGTCGCCGGCGAGGACGGGACGGCGCTGGTGGTCTGTCACGCGGTCGGGCTACTCGGCTTCGCCCACGACGACGACGGCCGGTACGTCGTCGACGGCCGCGACGTGACCGGCTTCCCGAACGAGTGGGAAGAGGGCATCGTCGACGATCAGGACCGGATGCCAGACGGTCGGAAACTCCCCTACTGGGTCGAAGAGGAGGTCAAAGCCGCCGGCGGGAACTGGGATGCCGAACTCGATGCCGACACCAGCGTGACCGTCGACGGCGACCTCGTCACGGCGCGTGGGCCCGGGTCGTCGGCCGCGGCCGCCGAGACCCTGCTCGACGAGTTGGATGTCGACGCGTCGGCCTGA
- the hpt gene encoding hypoxanthine/guanine phosphoribosyltransferase, with protein MDQLAESLREAPIIEKDGYHYFVHPISDGVPMLEPSLLREIVIKIIRKADVDVDKIVTPAAMGIHLSTAVSLMTDIPLVVVRKRQYGLEGEVALSQVTGYSENEMYVNDVDPGDKVLLLDDVLSTGGTLRGITGALEEIGAEVADVVAVIKKVGGGNELEDGQYDVKTLINVDVEDGEVVIVDPQGDG; from the coding sequence ATGGATCAGCTCGCGGAGTCGTTGCGTGAGGCACCCATCATCGAAAAGGACGGCTATCACTACTTCGTCCACCCGATCAGCGACGGCGTCCCGATGCTCGAACCGAGCCTCCTCCGTGAGATCGTGATCAAGATCATCCGGAAGGCCGACGTCGACGTCGACAAGATCGTCACCCCCGCGGCGATGGGGATCCACCTCTCGACGGCGGTCTCGCTGATGACCGACATCCCGCTGGTCGTGGTTCGAAAGCGCCAGTACGGGCTTGAGGGCGAGGTCGCGCTCTCGCAGGTCACGGGCTACTCCGAGAACGAGATGTACGTCAACGACGTCGACCCGGGCGACAAGGTCCTCCTGCTCGACGACGTCCTCTCGACCGGCGGCACCCTCCGGGGCATCACCGGCGCGCTGGAGGAGATCGGCGCGGAGGTCGCCGACGTCGTCGCGGTGATCAAGAAGGTCGGCGGCGGCAACGAACTCGAGGACGGCCAGTACGACGTGAAGACGCTGATCAACGTCGACGTCGAGGACGGCGAGGTCGTCATCGTCGACCCGCAGGGCGACGGATAG
- a CDS encoding response regulator, with protein MSSAEDGTEPIHVLHVDDEPGFCELVELFLERELDAIDVVTAASAEAGLEWLDATDEPVDCVVSDYDMPTMNGLELLERVRESNPDLPFVLFTGRGSEEIASEAITAGVSEYVEKQHGTEQYTLLANRIDNLVAGYRAERELEATNERLRKLYAGITDAIFALDTERRFTHVNERAEELLGQSEEELLGELVEEEFSVLAGTKFETESIRAYREDEPVEFEEYYPPRDAWHRVRAVPTGDGLTVHVSDVTERRTREQPVQRQR; from the coding sequence ATGTCCTCGGCGGAGGATGGGACGGAGCCGATTCACGTGCTCCACGTCGACGACGAACCGGGGTTTTGTGAACTGGTCGAGCTGTTTCTCGAACGTGAGCTCGACGCGATCGACGTGGTGACGGCGGCGAGCGCCGAAGCGGGGCTCGAATGGCTCGACGCGACCGACGAGCCCGTCGACTGTGTCGTGAGCGATTACGATATGCCGACGATGAACGGGCTCGAACTCCTCGAACGCGTTCGGGAGTCGAACCCGGACCTCCCGTTCGTGTTGTTCACCGGGCGCGGCAGCGAGGAGATCGCGAGCGAAGCCATCACCGCCGGCGTCAGCGAGTACGTGGAGAAACAACACGGCACCGAACAGTACACCCTCCTCGCCAACCGTATCGACAACCTCGTCGCCGGGTACCGCGCCGAGCGCGAACTCGAAGCCACCAACGAACGGCTTCGAAAACTCTACGCCGGGATCACCGATGCGATCTTCGCCCTCGACACCGAACGACGATTCACCCACGTCAACGAGCGTGCCGAGGAACTCCTCGGCCAGTCCGAGGAGGAACTGCTCGGCGAGTTGGTCGAAGAGGAGTTCTCGGTACTCGCCGGCACCAAGTTCGAGACGGAGAGCATACGGGCCTATCGCGAGGACGAACCCGTCGAGTTCGAGGAGTACTACCCGCCGCGCGACGCGTGGCATCGGGTCCGTGCGGTACCGACCGGGGACGGGCTGACGGTCCACGTTAGCGACGTCACCGAGCGACGGACACGCGAGCAACCCGTACAGCGCCAGCGATAG
- a CDS encoding anthranilate phosphoribosyltransferase: MAQTTERYGDWPLKRLMTEVVGSGHKSADDMTREQAREAFSRILDGEPDNTTLGAFWLANRWKRNTPEELAAYIDVMAEDSVEFAAPECDPVDCGANYDGKGRSAILGVGAGLVAAAAGTPVVTHSGDRVPTQKQDAYKHVLDELDVRTDLAPQESAEMVDETGFGFYYQPNFNPGIDDISERRAMMGVRTFVNTIETLANPAKASVHLGSFYHLPYAKRIIDTFAASERYEVPRVVMFQGMEGYDDIRPGSTTVAVGEDGELDDFEIKTAEYGMDFDADDLGVDDVAADSATITEEVVSGEREDRFTDAVALNGAFRIYAREDCESLDEGLSTAREVIADGSAAGVLDDLRAF; encoded by the coding sequence ATGGCACAAACGACCGAGCGGTACGGCGACTGGCCGCTCAAGCGGCTGATGACCGAGGTGGTCGGTTCGGGCCACAAATCCGCCGACGACATGACCCGGGAACAGGCGCGCGAGGCCTTCTCCCGAATCCTCGACGGCGAACCCGACAACACCACCCTCGGGGCGTTCTGGCTCGCGAACCGCTGGAAGCGCAACACGCCCGAGGAGCTCGCGGCCTACATCGACGTGATGGCCGAGGACTCCGTGGAATTCGCCGCGCCGGAGTGTGACCCCGTGGACTGCGGGGCGAACTACGACGGAAAGGGTCGCTCCGCGATCCTCGGGGTCGGTGCGGGTCTCGTGGCCGCCGCCGCCGGCACACCGGTCGTCACCCACTCCGGCGACCGCGTCCCGACCCAGAAGCAGGACGCCTACAAACACGTCCTCGACGAACTCGACGTTCGAACGGACCTCGCACCCCAGGAGAGCGCCGAGATGGTCGACGAGACGGGCTTCGGGTTCTACTACCAGCCGAACTTCAACCCCGGTATCGACGACATCTCGGAGCGGCGCGCGATGATGGGCGTCCGGACGTTCGTCAACACCATCGAGACCCTCGCGAACCCCGCGAAGGCGAGTGTGCATCTCGGGAGCTTCTACCACCTCCCCTACGCCAAACGCATCATCGACACCTTCGCCGCGAGCGAGCGCTACGAGGTCCCCCGGGTCGTGATGTTCCAGGGGATGGAGGGCTACGACGACATCCGCCCCGGTTCGACGACGGTCGCGGTCGGAGAGGACGGCGAACTCGACGACTTCGAGATCAAGACCGCCGAGTACGGCATGGACTTCGACGCCGACGACCTCGGGGTCGACGACGTGGCCGCCGACTCCGCGACCATCACCGAGGAGGTCGTCTCGGGCGAACGTGAGGACCGCTTCACCGACGCGGTCGCGCTCAACGGCGCGTTCCGGATCTACGCCCGCGAGGACTGCGAGTCGCTCGACGAGGGGCTCTCGACCGCGCGCGAGGTCATCGCCGACGGGAGCGCTGCGGGCGTCCTCGACGACCTCCGGGCCTTCTGA
- a CDS encoding peptidylprolyl isomerase, whose protein sequence is MTNATLHTNRGDIEVELHDERAPRTVENFVGLATGEQEWEDDGETVEEPLYDDVAFHRVIEGFMIQGGDPDETGRGGPGYSFDDEFHDELRHDSAGTLSMANSGPDTNGSQFFITLDAQPHLDDRHAVFGQVTDGMDVVREIGTVDTNANDQPQEEVVLESVEVHD, encoded by the coding sequence ATGACGAACGCGACCCTGCACACGAACCGCGGCGACATCGAGGTCGAACTCCACGACGAGCGCGCGCCGCGAACCGTCGAGAACTTCGTCGGGCTCGCGACCGGCGAGCAGGAGTGGGAGGACGACGGCGAGACGGTCGAGGAGCCGCTCTACGACGACGTGGCCTTCCATCGAGTGATCGAGGGCTTCATGATCCAAGGCGGGGACCCCGACGAGACCGGTCGCGGCGGCCCGGGCTACAGTTTCGACGACGAGTTCCACGACGAGCTGCGCCACGACTCGGCGGGGACCCTCTCGATGGCGAACTCAGGGCCCGACACCAACGGCTCGCAGTTCTTCATCACGCTCGACGCCCAGCCCCACCTCGACGACCGCCACGCGGTGTTCGGCCAGGTCACCGACGGGATGGACGTCGTCCGCGAGATCGGCACGGTCGACACCAACGCGAACGACCAGCCCCAAGAAGAGGTCGTCCTCGAATCCGTCGAAGTCCACGACTGA
- a CDS encoding ferredoxin translates to MPDEPVDPSDIGEHDAPPIAEKPYKIIFEANKCIAAGKCAEVSENWTMNITSGIAQPESYFIDEAALDDNIRAAEVCPAKKDRGVIHVVDRRTNEEIAPDPAGDGSLSVDW, encoded by the coding sequence ATGCCCGACGAACCCGTCGACCCCAGCGACATCGGCGAGCACGACGCGCCGCCAATCGCAGAGAAACCCTACAAGATCATCTTCGAGGCCAACAAGTGCATCGCGGCCGGCAAGTGCGCCGAGGTCTCCGAGAACTGGACGATGAACATCACCTCCGGGATCGCCCAGCCCGAATCCTACTTCATCGACGAGGCGGCCCTCGACGACAACATCCGGGCGGCGGAAGTCTGCCCCGCGAAGAAGGATCGGGGTGTGATCCACGTCGTCGACCGCCGGACGAACGAGGAGATCGCGCCCGACCCCGCGGGCGACGGTTCGCTCTCGGTCGATTGGTAA
- a CDS encoding aldo/keto reductase — MSVPSVTLPSGDEMPMVGVGTWDIDGETVQESVRAGLDGVYTHVDTAEGYRNESEIGDVLAEYDREDLFLTSKVLPSNLDYDSVIESCEESLDRLGTDYLDLYLIHWPNPAISLRETLNAMETLHDEGKIENVGVSNFSAYQLSNALHIADVPIALNQVEXFSAYQLSNALHIADVPIALNQVEFHPWFQRPDLVEYCRENDVVVEAAAPLARTDILGDDTVEDIAENYDKTPAQVVLRWAVEEDVVVIPKSTSADHIESNGRLFDWELDSDDHERLNEIDRDQPVYDTPAKDWTGDVYGISE, encoded by the coding sequence ATGTCAGTACCGAGCGTGACGTTGCCGAGCGGCGACGAGATGCCGATGGTGGGCGTGGGCACCTGGGACATCGACGGCGAGACGGTCCAGGAGTCCGTCCGTGCCGGGCTCGACGGAGTCTACACCCACGTCGACACCGCCGAGGGCTACCGGAACGAGAGCGAGATCGGTGACGTGCTCGCGGAGTACGACCGCGAGGACCTCTTTCTCACCTCGAAGGTACTCCCGTCGAATCTCGACTACGACTCCGTAATCGAATCGTGTGAAGAGTCGCTCGACAGATTGGGCACCGACTACTTGGACCTCTATCTCATCCACTGGCCGAACCCCGCCATCTCCCTGCGCGAGACCCTGAACGCGATGGAGACGCTCCACGACGAGGGGAAGATCGAGAACGTGGGCGTCTCGAACTTCAGCGCCTACCAGCTCAGCAACGCCCTCCACATCGCGGACGTGCCGATCGCCCTCAACCAGGTCGAGTNCTTCAGCGCCTACCAGCTCAGCAACGCCCTCCACATCGCGGACGTGCCGATCGCCCTCAACCAGGTCGAGTTCCACCCCTGGTTCCAGCGGCCCGACCTCGTCGAGTACTGCCGGGAGAACGACGTGGTCGTCGAGGCCGCGGCACCGCTCGCCCGGACCGACATCCTCGGCGACGATACCGTCGAGGACATCGCCGAGAACTACGACAAGACGCCCGCACAGGTCGTCCTCCGGTGGGCGGTCGAGGAGGACGTGGTCGTGATCCCGAAGTCCACTTCGGCGGACCACATCGAGTCGAACGGCCGACTCTTCGACTGGGAGCTCGATTCGGACGACCACGAGCGCCTGAACGAGATCGACCGCGACCAGCCCGTCTACGACACCCCCGCGAAGGACTGGACCGGCGACGTCTACGGGATCTCGGAGTAA
- a CDS encoding DUF7522 family protein, with translation MASTLLVENVADQVVTAARTATGDRLRSVTYFTRTDYDQLYLREDLERDADVMSFIGHEWHDFKNTRDAYRSSELGAYRHTIRVFENGYLLRITTDRDGVFVTTDGLTMSDFEAVASAVVAVLEDR, from the coding sequence ATGGCTTCCACACTCCTCGTCGAGAACGTCGCCGACCAGGTCGTCACCGCCGCCCGTACCGCGACCGGCGACCGCCTCCGGTCGGTGACCTACTTCACCCGCACCGACTACGACCAGCTCTACCTCCGCGAGGACCTCGAACGCGACGCCGACGTGATGAGCTTCATCGGCCACGAGTGGCACGACTTCAAGAACACCCGCGACGCCTACCGGAGCTCCGAACTCGGGGCCTACCGCCACACCATCCGGGTGTTCGAGAACGGCTACCTCCTCCGGATCACCACCGACCGCGACGGGGTGTTCGTCACGACCGACGGACTCACGATGAGTGACTTCGAGGCGGTCGCGAGCGCGGTCGTTGCCGTGCTCGAAGACCGCTGA
- a CDS encoding DUF5813 family protein codes for MTETHDAFATHDAYERDGEWYELTTTPFDARAAPASDGYRVQVIVPTLDGATEEPVEDVLEDGWFETFRLRLDDADGATRADVSVPEPTVERDDGLAVVEFTFDHEEPRVAAGTAKVLAEYVEGTYVEGIVPGFSYLPPVAGLLARARTQGDSEGEGDRGPMPL; via the coding sequence ATGACCGAGACACACGACGCGTTCGCGACTCACGACGCCTACGAGCGCGACGGCGAGTGGTACGAACTGACGACGACGCCGTTCGACGCCCGGGCCGCCCCCGCCAGCGACGGCTACCGGGTACAGGTCATCGTCCCGACGCTCGACGGCGCGACCGAGGAACCGGTCGAGGACGTCCTCGAAGACGGCTGGTTCGAGACGTTCCGCCTCCGGCTCGACGACGCCGACGGCGCGACGCGCGCCGACGTATCGGTTCCCGAGCCGACCGTCGAGCGCGACGACGGCCTCGCGGTCGTCGAGTTCACGTTCGACCACGAGGAGCCGCGGGTGGCCGCCGGGACGGCGAAGGTGCTCGCCGAGTACGTCGAAGGGACCTACGTCGAGGGGATCGTCCCGGGCTTTTCGTACCTGCCGCCCGTCGCGGGGTTGCTCGCGCGCGCCCGAACGCAGGGGGACAGCGAGGGCGAGGGCGACCGCGGCCCGATGCCGCTCTAG
- a CDS encoding potassium channel family protein, translating into MQFVIVGAGRVGLRTARVLADEGHGATVIDNDPERLQGLWGDRLEIVDVVDGDGSREEDLLEAGLEEADALGALTGDLTTNFVACMIAKAHGCRTVMRSDDDYYQDIYRKYASDVDEVVYPERLGAIGAKNALVGGSIRAIADIAQNLQLVEFTVTDDSPMLGYTMSELELPGDADLLAFGKADEPMGLPREDDSLELGDRLVALADFDVLGDVRQVIVGERASA; encoded by the coding sequence ATGCAATTCGTCATCGTGGGCGCTGGCCGGGTCGGACTCCGAACCGCGAGGGTGCTCGCCGACGAGGGCCACGGGGCGACCGTGATCGACAACGACCCCGAACGCCTCCAGGGGCTCTGGGGCGACCGTCTCGAGATCGTCGACGTCGTCGACGGCGACGGCTCGCGCGAGGAGGACTTACTGGAGGCGGGGTTGGAAGAGGCCGACGCGCTCGGCGCGCTCACCGGCGACCTCACCACCAACTTCGTCGCCTGTATGATCGCCAAAGCCCACGGCTGTCGCACCGTGATGCGCTCGGACGACGACTACTATCAGGACATCTACCGGAAGTACGCCAGCGACGTCGACGAGGTGGTCTACCCCGAGCGCCTCGGCGCGATCGGCGCGAAGAACGCCCTCGTCGGCGGCTCGATCCGCGCGATCGCCGACATCGCCCAGAACCTGCAGCTGGTGGAGTTCACCGTCACCGACGACTCGCCGATGCTCGGCTACACCATGAGCGAGCTCGAACTCCCCGGCGACGCCGACCTCCTCGCGTTCGGCAAGGCCGACGAGCCGATGGGGTTGCCCCGCGAGGACGACTCGCTCGAACTCGGTGACCGTCTCGTCGCGCTCGCGGACTTCGACGTGCTCGGCGACGTCCGTCAGGTCATCGTCGGCGAGCGCGCGTCCGCCTAG